The segment AACAAGCAAGCCTTGATTGGTACAAATATTGGATGTGGCTTTACCACGTCGAATATGTTGCTCACGTGCCTGAAGCGTTAGAGTAAAACCTAATTTACCCTCTAAATCTACTGTTTTTCCGACAATACGGCCTGGCATTTGTCGCACTAAATCTTTTTGGCAACATAAGAATCCAAAATAGGGTCCACCATAATTCATGGGTACGCCTAAGGGTTGACCTTCACCACATGCAATTTGCGCACCTTTTTCTCCCCATTCTCCAGGTGGCACTAGCAAATTCATTGCCATAGGATTCACAACACCAACCACAGTTGCTTCATTACGATGCGCCCAATTGGTCAGCTCATCTACCGCTTCTATACCACCAAAAAAATTGGGTTGAGAAATAATCAATACATCACAGGAAGATTTTTTCAGCATATTTTCCAAAGAAGAGAGTGAAATTGTTCCTGTGTTAAGCTCATAAGCGATTTCATGCAATTGGATCTGTTGCGGTTTTAAAATAGTATTCAGTACAGCACGATACTGTGGATGCAAATTCATGGGCAGCCAAATATTTGCGGTGGCTTTACGTCTTGTTCTTAAGGCCATCAAGATAGCTTCCGCTAATGCGGTTGCACCATCATACAAAGACGCATTAGAAACAGACAGCCCCATCAAAGACGCCATCATACTTTGATACTCCCACATCAACTGTAAATTACCTTGTGAGGCTTCAGCTTGATAGGGTGTATAGGCTGTCATAAACTCACCTCGAGAGCTTAACTCCCAAACACAAGCGGGAATATGATGTTCATAACATCCTGCACCGATATAGTTGCTCAGTAAGACATTTTCATTAGCACGTTTTTTTAAAAGTTGTGTTGCCTGCATCTCATTCATGCCAGGCGCTATATCCAATGGTGCATTGAGCTGTAATTCTGCTGGAATTTCAGAAAATAACGCATCAATAGACGCAACATTGATAGCAGCAAGCATCTCAGATATTTCTACTTCTGTATGTGGTATAAATGGCATGCCTTACTCCTTTACAGCCGTCTCAATGTTATCATGATAGCTTTGAGCATTGAGTAGCTCTGTCCATTCTGACAAATCACTGGGTTTGATTTTCAGCATCCATCCATCTTGATAGGCGTTTTGATTCACCAACTCCGGTTTTGAAGCAAGTGATTCATTGACTGCAATCACCTCACCTGAAAGCGGCGCATACAGATCACTGGCGGCCTTAACCGATTCAATCACACCAAATTCTTCACCTTTCTTTAGGATACGACCTACTTCTGGTAATTCAACAAAAACGATATCGCCCAGCAATGCTTGTGCATGATCCGTCACACCAATGATAATTTCTGTTGCACTTGATTGCATTGCCCATTCATGGCTGGTTGTATATTTAAGATCTTTAGGGATATTTGACATGCTGAACTCCTTTTTTATTGAACACTTCACACTTAAGTTTAAAATCCGATATTTGATTTTCCTGCTTTTACAAAGGGTGGTTTAATGATTTGTGCTTCAAGGCATTTGCCTCTTATCTCAATCCAACAATATGGCATATCCCAAGCATCAAGCTGAGCAAAGCCAATACCTTTTGATAAGGTTGGTGAGAAAGAACCACTGGTTAATAATCCGATTTGTTGCGTAGCCTCTTTATCCGCATAAACACACATATGTGGCCTGAGGACGCCTTTCTCTTTTAAAACAACACCTACTAGTTTCTGTGTGATACCCGCTTCTTTTTGACGTAAAAGTGCTGATCTACCAATAAAGAGCCGATTAGAATCTTTAAAATCAA is part of the Candidatus Berkiella cookevillensis genome and harbors:
- the gcvPA gene encoding aminomethyl-transferring glycine dehydrogenase subunit GcvPA, with the translated sequence MPFIPHTEVEISEMLAAINVASIDALFSEIPAELQLNAPLDIAPGMNEMQATQLLKKRANENVLLSNYIGAGCYEHHIPACVWELSSRGEFMTAYTPYQAEASQGNLQLMWEYQSMMASLMGLSVSNASLYDGATALAEAILMALRTRRKATANIWLPMNLHPQYRAVLNTILKPQQIQLHEIAYELNTGTISLSSLENMLKKSSCDVLIISQPNFFGGIEAVDELTNWAHRNEATVVGVVNPMAMNLLVPPGEWGEKGAQIACGEGQPLGVPMNYGGPYFGFLCCQKDLVRQMPGRIVGKTVDLEGKLGFTLTLQAREQHIRRGKATSNICTNQGLLVTAATIYMSVMGPDGLKNVAQHSHVQAEQLYQKILTIPGVTSVFSSDRFHEFVVRLPVPVKQALEQMRLAGIQAGVDLSDYYPELDNSLLVCVTETKTTAQLEDYFIALSKACRLG
- the gcvH gene encoding glycine cleavage system protein GcvH, with the protein product MSNIPKDLKYTTSHEWAMQSSATEIIIGVTDHAQALLGDIVFVELPEVGRILKKGEEFGVIESVKAASDLYAPLSGEVIAVNESLASKPELVNQNAYQDGWMLKIKPSDLSEWTELLNAQSYHDNIETAVKE